In a genomic window of Phycisphaerae bacterium:
- a CDS encoding CusA/CzcA family heavy metal efflux RND transporter: MISQLLQFAIQQRYLMVALAIGVAALGIWNFTRLPIDAVPDVTNKQVQINTGVTGLAPVEIEQQITAPIEWAMQGIPGVEEIRSVSFYGVSQVSVIFDDDVDIYRARQLVSERLSEAKESLPAGVGTPLLGPIWTGLGEIYFWSVDAVGPKPDGTEYTPTDLRTIQDWIVKPQLRSVPGLTEVNSIGGYEKQYHVTPDPLRLMAYGLSFRDVLTALAANNANVGGGYIEHAGEQYTIRATGLIQTMDDIRNIKLGTQDGTPIYVRDVAEVALGQELRTGSGTANGHEAVVGTAILLYGENSRTVAHRVAQKIADVNKALPENVQITTLYDRSYLVDATLHTVRDNLTWGAVLVIAVLFLLLGSVRAALVVALTIPLSLLFAITGMAQNHISANLMSLGAIDFGIIIDGTVVMVENVIRRLGLRQRELGRRLTRPERLQLVHEAASEVRRPTLFAELIIMIVYLPIVTLTGIEGKMFRPMALVVLLALTGAVLLTFTVVPALIALVLGGRVAERDMFLVRWAKAIYRPVVEWAVRLRWLVGGGAALVVAGALLLATRMGSEFVPQLSEGALALQPTRMPSIALTTSLEMQERVEQTLLREFPDEIAAIFARTGTSEVVTDVCGPEVSDTYMLLKPRDQWKRARTQEELAEAMERVVRDLPGQNYEFSQPIELRMNELIAGVRSDLAVKIYGDDLGTLLECAARVAGELRAIAGAADVKVEQIAGMPMITIDIDRAAVARYGLNVADVQDVVEIALGGVEAGQVMEGDRRFPLVVRMPEDLRRDIRAIGDLPVPLPARAAGDHALASADGGGVRAGLSAGYVPLASLARIETGEGARAIRREDGKRRAVVQCNVRGRDLGGFVAEAQQRIEQRIGRLPEGYWLGWGGQYENLVAARQRLVIVVPLALGLIFVLLFATFNSVRQALLVFTGVPLALTGGVLALWLRDIPFSISAGIGFIALSGVAVLNGLVMVSFINQLRREGAGLHEAIVRGSLTRLRPVLMTALVASLGFVPMAIATGTGAEVQRPLATVVIGGIISSTLLTLVVLPALCGWLLDRRTGAAAAPQTG, translated from the coding sequence ATGATCAGTCAGCTACTGCAGTTCGCCATTCAGCAGCGCTACCTCATGGTGGCGCTGGCCATCGGCGTCGCCGCGCTTGGCATCTGGAACTTCACCCGCCTGCCGATTGACGCCGTGCCGGACGTCACCAACAAGCAGGTGCAGATCAACACCGGCGTCACCGGTCTGGCGCCCGTCGAGATCGAGCAGCAGATTACCGCGCCGATCGAGTGGGCCATGCAGGGCATCCCCGGCGTCGAGGAGATTCGCTCGGTCTCGTTCTACGGCGTGTCACAGGTGAGCGTGATCTTCGACGACGACGTGGACATCTACCGCGCGCGTCAGCTCGTCAGCGAGCGGCTGTCCGAGGCGAAGGAGAGCCTGCCGGCCGGCGTCGGTACGCCGCTGCTCGGGCCGATCTGGACTGGGCTGGGCGAGATCTACTTCTGGAGCGTGGATGCTGTCGGCCCGAAGCCGGATGGCACGGAATATACGCCGACGGACTTGCGCACGATCCAGGACTGGATCGTCAAGCCGCAACTGCGCTCCGTGCCAGGCCTCACCGAGGTGAACAGCATCGGCGGCTACGAGAAGCAATACCACGTCACGCCGGATCCGCTGCGCCTGATGGCCTACGGGCTCAGCTTTCGCGACGTGCTCACGGCGCTGGCCGCGAACAACGCCAACGTCGGCGGGGGGTACATTGAGCATGCCGGCGAGCAGTACACGATCCGCGCGACCGGCCTCATCCAGACCATGGACGACATCCGCAATATCAAGCTCGGCACGCAGGATGGCACGCCGATCTACGTCAGGGACGTGGCGGAGGTGGCCCTGGGCCAGGAACTCCGCACCGGCAGCGGCACGGCCAATGGGCACGAGGCGGTCGTCGGCACCGCGATTCTGCTCTACGGCGAAAACAGCCGGACGGTGGCACACCGCGTCGCGCAAAAGATTGCCGACGTAAACAAGGCGCTTCCGGAGAATGTGCAAATCACGACGCTCTATGACCGGAGCTACCTGGTCGACGCGACGCTGCACACGGTGCGCGACAACCTGACCTGGGGGGCGGTGCTGGTCATCGCCGTGCTGTTCCTGCTGCTCGGCAGCGTGCGGGCGGCGCTCGTCGTGGCGCTCACGATCCCGCTCTCGCTCCTGTTCGCGATCACGGGCATGGCCCAGAACCACATCAGCGCCAACCTCATGAGCCTGGGAGCGATCGACTTCGGGATCATCATTGATGGGACCGTGGTCATGGTGGAAAACGTCATCCGCCGGCTCGGGCTGCGCCAGCGTGAGCTCGGCCGGCGACTGACGCGCCCGGAGCGCCTGCAGCTCGTGCACGAGGCGGCCAGCGAGGTACGCCGGCCGACGCTGTTTGCCGAGCTGATCATCATGATCGTGTACTTACCGATCGTGACGCTTACCGGGATCGAAGGAAAGATGTTTCGCCCGATGGCGCTGGTGGTGTTGCTCGCGCTGACCGGGGCCGTGCTGCTGACGTTCACCGTCGTGCCGGCGCTCATCGCGCTGGTGCTGGGTGGCCGGGTCGCCGAGCGCGACATGTTCCTCGTCCGCTGGGCGAAGGCGATCTATCGTCCGGTCGTCGAGTGGGCGGTGCGGCTGCGGTGGCTGGTGGGCGGTGGGGCGGCGCTGGTCGTCGCGGGGGCGCTGCTGCTCGCGACGCGGATGGGCAGCGAGTTCGTCCCGCAGCTCAGTGAAGGCGCGCTCGCGCTCCAGCCGACGCGCATGCCGAGCATCGCGCTGACCACCAGCCTCGAGATGCAGGAGCGCGTCGAGCAGACGCTGCTGCGGGAATTCCCGGACGAAATTGCCGCCATCTTCGCCCGCACCGGCACATCCGAAGTGGTCACCGACGTGTGCGGCCCGGAGGTGTCGGATACCTACATGCTGCTCAAGCCGCGCGACCAGTGGAAACGTGCGCGGACGCAGGAAGAGCTCGCCGAGGCGATGGAACGCGTCGTCCGCGACCTGCCCGGGCAGAACTATGAATTCAGCCAGCCAATCGAGCTGCGCATGAACGAGCTGATCGCCGGCGTGCGCAGCGACCTGGCGGTCAAGATTTATGGCGACGATCTGGGCACGCTCCTGGAGTGCGCCGCCCGCGTGGCCGGCGAACTGCGCGCGATCGCCGGTGCGGCGGACGTGAAAGTCGAGCAGATCGCGGGTATGCCGATGATCACCATCGATATCGATCGGGCGGCGGTGGCGCGCTACGGTCTGAACGTAGCCGATGTTCAGGACGTGGTGGAGATTGCGCTCGGCGGCGTCGAGGCCGGACAGGTGATGGAGGGCGACCGGCGGTTCCCGCTCGTGGTGCGGATGCCGGAAGACCTGCGCCGCGACATCCGCGCGATCGGCGATCTGCCCGTGCCGCTGCCAGCTCGCGCAGCCGGCGACCACGCCCTGGCCAGCGCGGACGGCGGGGGCGTGCGCGCCGGTCTTTCCGCCGGGTATGTGCCGCTTGCCAGCCTGGCGCGCATCGAGACCGGTGAAGGGGCGCGGGCGATTCGGCGGGAGGACGGCAAGCGGCGGGCAGTGGTGCAGTGCAACGTCCGCGGCCGCGACCTGGGCGGGTTCGTCGCCGAGGCGCAGCAGCGCATCGAGCAGCGGATTGGGCGGCTGCCGGAGGGGTACTGGCTCGGTTGGGGCGGGCAGTATGAAAACCTGGTCGCCGCCCGCCAGCGGCTCGTGATCGTGGTCCCGCTTGCGCTCGGGCTGATCTTCGTGCTGCTGTTCGCGACGTTCAACTCGGTGCGCCAGGCGCTGCTGGTCTTCACGGGGGTGCCGCTGGCGCTGACCGGCGGCGTGCTGGCCCTGTGGCTGCGCGACATACCGTTCTCGATCTCCGCCGGCATCGGGTTCATCGCGCTGTCCGGTGTCGCGGTGCTCAATGGCCTGGTGATGGTGAGCTTCATCAACCAGTTGCGGCGGGAAGGTGCGGGCCTGCACGAGGCGATCGTGCGGGGCAGCCTGACGCGGCTGCGGCCCGTGCTGATGACGGCGCTGGTCGCGTCGCTGGGTTTTGTACCGATGGCGATTGCGACGGGTACGGGTGCGGAGGTGCAACGGCCCCTCGCGACCGTGGTCATCGGCGGCATCATCAGTAGCACGCTGCTGACGCTCGTTGTGCTGCCGGCGCTGTGCGGCTGGCTGCTGGACCGCCGCACCGGCGCGGCGGCAGCGCCGCAGACTGGATAG
- the rpmB gene encoding 50S ribosomal protein L28 gives MARKCYFTGKKTIFGRSIARRGKAKYLGGVGRKTTGISARQFKPNIQRVRALVDGRVTRIRVSAKAIRMGLVVKPVKRDWVPPTPSAPEA, from the coding sequence ATGGCCCGGAAATGCTATTTCACCGGGAAGAAGACGATCTTTGGTCGGTCGATCGCGCGGCGTGGCAAGGCGAAGTACCTGGGCGGCGTCGGGCGGAAGACCACCGGCATCAGCGCGCGGCAGTTCAAGCCGAATATCCAGCGGGTGCGGGCGCTGGTGGACGGCCGGGTGACGCGTATTCGCGTGAGCGCGAAGGCCATCCGGATGGGCCTGGTTGTGAAGCCCGTGAAGCGCGACTGGGTGCCACCGACACCGTCGGCCCCGGAGGCGTAG
- the accC gene encoding acetyl-CoA carboxylase biotin carboxylase subunit, which translates to MFTRILVANRGEIALRVIRACRDMGIEAIAVYSRADRDAAYLKLAHDAICIGPESPGQSYLNAAAIISAAELADVQAVHPGYGFLAENSKFAQMCRDCKIEFIGPSAEAMQKLGDKVAARKLAREAKVPLVPGSHGTIDTDDDAVALATKIGYPVMIKAAAGGGGRGMRAAHNEASLRSGFRHARAEAEAAFRDGTLYIEKLIERPRHVEVQLLGDRRGNVVHLWERDCSLQRRHQKLVEESPSPHISARTREKLCNAAVRLAKAAGYYSAGTCEFLLDQDENFYFMEVNARVQVEHPVTELVTGEDIVQWQIRVAAGEPLKLRQEQIQHSGYAIECRINAENPDDDFRPCPGPVQEFIPPGGPGVRLDTHVYAGYTVSPYYDSLIAKLLVHRPTRADAINAMRRALGEFVVRPIKTTIPLHAAIMEQADFVKGNVDTNFIERTFSLANR; encoded by the coding sequence ATGTTCACCCGAATCCTGGTCGCCAACCGAGGCGAGATCGCGCTCCGCGTCATCCGCGCCTGCCGTGACATGGGCATCGAGGCCATCGCGGTGTACTCGCGCGCCGATCGCGACGCGGCGTACCTCAAGCTCGCTCACGACGCCATCTGCATCGGGCCGGAGTCGCCCGGCCAGTCGTATCTCAACGCCGCCGCGATCATCTCGGCCGCCGAGCTGGCCGACGTGCAGGCCGTCCACCCCGGCTACGGCTTCCTCGCCGAGAACTCGAAGTTCGCGCAGATGTGCCGCGACTGCAAGATCGAATTCATCGGCCCCAGCGCCGAAGCCATGCAGAAGCTCGGCGACAAGGTGGCCGCCCGCAAGCTCGCCCGCGAGGCGAAGGTCCCGCTCGTCCCCGGCAGCCACGGCACCATCGACACCGATGACGACGCCGTCGCGCTCGCCACCAAGATCGGCTATCCCGTCATGATCAAGGCCGCGGCCGGCGGGGGCGGGCGCGGCATGCGCGCCGCCCATAACGAAGCCTCACTGCGCTCCGGCTTCCGCCACGCGCGCGCTGAGGCCGAGGCGGCGTTTCGCGACGGCACGCTGTATATCGAGAAGCTGATCGAGCGACCGCGCCATGTCGAGGTCCAGCTCCTCGGCGACCGGCGCGGCAACGTCGTCCACCTCTGGGAGCGCGACTGCTCGCTGCAGCGCCGCCATCAGAAGCTGGTCGAGGAATCACCCTCGCCGCACATCAGCGCCCGCACGCGCGAGAAGCTCTGCAACGCCGCGGTCCGCCTCGCGAAGGCCGCCGGCTACTACTCCGCCGGCACCTGCGAGTTCCTCCTCGACCAGGACGAGAATTTCTACTTCATGGAAGTGAACGCCCGCGTCCAAGTCGAACACCCGGTCACCGAACTCGTCACCGGCGAGGACATCGTGCAGTGGCAGATCCGCGTCGCCGCCGGCGAGCCGCTCAAGCTCCGGCAGGAGCAGATCCAGCACAGCGGCTACGCGATCGAGTGCCGCATCAACGCCGAGAACCCGGACGATGACTTCCGGCCGTGCCCCGGCCCGGTGCAGGAGTTCATCCCCCCGGGCGGCCCCGGCGTGCGCCTCGACACGCACGTCTACGCCGGCTACACGGTCAGCCCGTACTATGACTCGCTCATCGCAAAGCTGCTGGTGCATCGGCCAACGCGCGCCGACGCGATCAACGCGATGCGCCGTGCGCTGGGCGAGTTCGTCGTGCGGCCGATCAAGACGACGATCCCCCTGCACGCGGCGATCATGGAGCAGGCGGACTTTGTCAAGGGCAACGTCGACACCAATTTCATCGAACGCACCTTCAGTCTTGCCAACCGCTGA
- a CDS encoding Hpt domain-containing protein, translating into MRSVPDSLLPKKLVSQLLEEDAGLRDIVDEFVQGLTTRLAEIEAAHAEMDWELLTTLAHRLKGASGSYGYPDISRLCAEMEAAFRAHQAQDFQARLRHLAALTKAARAGLQDA; encoded by the coding sequence ATGCGATCCGTGCCCGATTCGTTGCTGCCGAAGAAGCTGGTTTCGCAGCTCCTGGAAGAGGATGCCGGGCTGCGTGACATCGTGGATGAATTCGTGCAGGGCCTTACGACGCGTCTGGCGGAAATCGAGGCCGCGCACGCAGAGATGGATTGGGAACTGCTCACTACGCTCGCGCACCGCCTCAAAGGCGCGTCGGGTTCGTATGGGTATCCGGACATCAGTCGCCTCTGTGCCGAAATGGAAGCGGCCTTCCGCGCCCATCAGGCGCAAGACTTCCAGGCCCGGCTTCGCCATCTCGCCGCGTTGACCAAGGCGGCCCGCGCCGGCTTGCAGGATGCCTGA
- a CDS encoding TolC family protein, with protein sequence MGRTSIGFVSALAVTLCAGCAVVEPRPDYDRTAKHVTAATGYVWGPWPDDEAVARQRVGELLQDGLTADEAAEVCLWNNRALQAALFTVGAARADVVQAGLLSNPTLSIGLRFPDAGGLANFEAALVQNLADLWQIPARRRVAERALERGILDVAHQVSTAVRDAKGAYWRARQADRQRELAAESVQVARQVLDLALARQQAGAGGEVDVNLARAEVQDAELALQRAELAAVEARIELLTRLSLTIAPEALALTDSLPETAVQTLDDDALVVMAADHRLDLRAAAQVAEAAAARIVEEQLKLLPTLEVGVGLERAERRAPSGRNILADSLRASLAEGKPQVDIAPKEPSGGQDTVIGPTLGLELPIFNQNQGGIARARFEYEQSRRLLDDLAVQATQDVRRAAARARSAWGTAGYYRDEVLPLRTASLELARTAYQAGRAPLLSVLEVERALLAARQGYAESLAAAATAIVELEQAVGWPAREISAGLGDAAETERIGVLP encoded by the coding sequence TTGGGACGCACAAGTATCGGGTTCGTGTCCGCGCTGGCGGTGACGCTCTGTGCCGGGTGCGCGGTGGTCGAGCCGCGGCCGGATTACGACCGCACCGCGAAGCACGTGACCGCCGCCACCGGGTACGTTTGGGGGCCGTGGCCGGACGACGAAGCTGTGGCGCGGCAGCGCGTCGGGGAATTGCTGCAAGACGGCCTGACGGCGGACGAGGCGGCGGAGGTCTGCCTCTGGAACAACCGCGCGTTGCAGGCCGCATTGTTCACGGTCGGCGCGGCGCGGGCCGACGTCGTGCAGGCCGGTCTGCTGTCCAACCCCACGCTGTCCATCGGCCTGCGCTTCCCTGACGCCGGTGGACTGGCGAATTTCGAGGCCGCGCTGGTCCAGAATCTCGCGGACTTGTGGCAGATTCCGGCGCGGCGGCGCGTGGCCGAGCGGGCCCTCGAACGCGGCATCCTCGATGTGGCGCACCAGGTCAGCACGGCCGTCCGGGACGCGAAGGGCGCCTACTGGCGGGCGCGTCAGGCCGACCGTCAGCGCGAGCTCGCGGCGGAGAGCGTGCAGGTCGCGCGCCAGGTTCTCGATCTCGCGCTCGCGCGCCAGCAGGCTGGCGCCGGCGGCGAAGTGGATGTGAACCTCGCGCGGGCCGAAGTGCAGGACGCGGAACTCGCGCTGCAACGTGCGGAATTGGCGGCCGTCGAAGCCCGGATCGAGCTGCTGACGCGGCTGTCGCTGACCATTGCGCCCGAAGCACTTGCGCTGACCGATTCGTTGCCCGAAACGGCGGTACAGACGCTCGACGACGACGCGCTCGTGGTCATGGCGGCCGATCACCGGCTGGATCTGCGGGCTGCGGCGCAGGTGGCCGAGGCGGCGGCGGCCCGCATCGTCGAAGAGCAACTCAAACTGCTGCCCACGCTGGAGGTGGGTGTCGGCCTCGAGCGCGCCGAGCGCCGGGCGCCGTCCGGGCGGAACATCCTGGCCGACAGCCTGCGCGCATCACTGGCAGAGGGTAAACCGCAGGTGGACATTGCGCCGAAAGAGCCGTCCGGCGGGCAGGACACGGTCATCGGGCCGACGCTCGGGCTGGAGCTGCCGATTTTCAACCAGAACCAGGGCGGCATCGCGCGGGCGCGGTTCGAGTATGAGCAGAGCCGGCGCCTGCTGGACGACCTGGCGGTTCAGGCTACCCAGGATGTGCGGCGCGCCGCGGCGCGGGCGCGCTCGGCGTGGGGCACCGCCGGCTATTACCGCGACGAGGTTCTGCCGTTGCGCACCGCGAGCCTCGAGTTGGCGCGGACCGCATACCAGGCCGGCCGCGCGCCGCTGCTCAGCGTGCTGGAGGTCGAGCGGGCGCTGCTGGCCGCGCGGCAGGGTTACGCCGAGTCGCTTGCTGCGGCGGCGACGGCGATCGTCGAATTGGAGCAGGCGGTAGGTTGGCCCGCGCGCGAGATCAGCGCGGGGCTGGGCGATGCCGCGGAGACAGAACGGATCGGTGTTTTGCCATGA
- a CDS encoding efflux RND transporter periplasmic adaptor subunit has translation MNSIRSGQIVLGLILGVALGAGGMWRFTRSAAHSHLTDSSAAHVEDECEQEHADEHGHDHEDEHADGPLLLSDQAVRDNGIEVVAAAGGEIELTLTLPGEIVLNADRVAHIVPRVAGIVRRVDKNLGDEVAAGEVMAVLESRELAEVKAAYLAAQQRLALAEANQKSAAELHAKKIMPDLEFLTIEKARAEAEIEFQAAANKLHALGVTELRLQDTATQATSLVLYELQAPFAGTVVDKHCALGEVLDSTTDAFVLADLSTVWATISVYPQDVPRVRVGQPVRFRAAGDDATATGTISYLSPVANETSRTVSARVDLPNADRRWRPGMFVTATISLDRVPVPVLVPRAALQRVKGAPVVFVAEGAGFEPRAVSMGRENGTCVEIVDGLRPGERYAAQGAVMLKAELGKREAVHEH, from the coding sequence ATGAACAGCATACGTAGTGGGCAGATTGTGCTGGGGCTGATTCTAGGCGTCGCGCTCGGCGCGGGTGGCATGTGGCGGTTCACGCGCAGCGCTGCGCACTCGCATTTAACAGATAGTTCCGCCGCGCACGTCGAAGACGAGTGCGAGCAGGAGCATGCGGATGAGCACGGTCATGATCACGAAGACGAGCACGCCGACGGTCCGCTGCTGCTTTCGGATCAGGCCGTGCGGGACAACGGCATCGAGGTCGTCGCGGCGGCGGGCGGCGAAATCGAGCTGACGCTGACGCTGCCGGGCGAGATCGTGCTGAACGCCGATCGCGTGGCGCACATCGTGCCGCGCGTCGCGGGCATCGTTCGCCGGGTGGACAAGAACCTCGGTGACGAAGTGGCAGCTGGTGAGGTCATGGCCGTGCTGGAGAGCCGCGAACTCGCCGAGGTGAAGGCCGCGTACCTGGCGGCGCAGCAGCGCCTGGCACTGGCAGAAGCCAACCAGAAGAGCGCGGCAGAGTTGCACGCCAAGAAGATCATGCCGGACCTGGAGTTCCTCACGATCGAAAAGGCGCGGGCCGAGGCCGAAATCGAATTCCAGGCGGCCGCCAACAAGCTGCACGCCTTGGGTGTCACCGAGCTGCGGCTTCAAGACACGGCCACGCAGGCGACGAGCCTCGTGCTCTACGAGCTGCAGGCGCCGTTCGCCGGCACCGTGGTAGACAAGCATTGTGCGCTGGGCGAAGTGCTCGACAGCACGACGGATGCGTTCGTCCTGGCCGACCTCTCGACGGTGTGGGCCACGATTTCCGTCTACCCGCAGGACGTGCCGCGCGTCCGCGTGGGCCAGCCGGTGCGGTTTCGGGCCGCCGGCGACGACGCGACGGCCACCGGAACGATCAGCTATCTGTCGCCCGTGGCGAACGAGACCAGTCGGACGGTGTCCGCCCGCGTGGACTTGCCCAACGCGGACCGGCGCTGGCGGCCAGGCATGTTCGTGACCGCGACGATCTCGCTGGATCGCGTGCCGGTGCCGGTGCTGGTGCCGCGCGCCGCGCTCCAGAGGGTGAAGGGCGCGCCGGTGGTGTTTGTCGCGGAGGGCGCCGGTTTTGAGCCGCGCGCCGTGTCCATGGGGCGTGAGAACGGCACGTGCGTCGAGATCGTGGACGGACTGCGGCCCGGCGAGCGGTACGCAGCGCAGGGCGCAGTCATGCTGAAGGCCGAGCTCGGCAAGCGTGAAGCCGTGCACGAGCATTAG
- the accB gene encoding acetyl-CoA carboxylase biotin carboxyl carrier protein: MDIKHIKSLIELMVENDLSRMELREGESHILLRRGQPPVAVAPPVVHTVAANPGPAALAAPAPVAADNEILIRSPMVGTFYLAADPESPPFVNIGTLVEPNTVVCLIEAMKVFNELKAEVSGRITKILAKNAQAIEFDQPLFAVAPA; this comes from the coding sequence ATGGACATCAAGCACATCAAGAGCCTGATCGAGCTCATGGTCGAGAACGACCTGAGCCGCATGGAACTGCGCGAAGGCGAGTCGCACATCCTGCTGCGCCGCGGTCAGCCTCCCGTGGCCGTTGCGCCGCCGGTGGTTCACACCGTGGCGGCCAATCCCGGTCCGGCCGCGCTGGCCGCCCCGGCACCGGTCGCCGCCGACAACGAGATCCTGATCCGCTCGCCGATGGTCGGCACGTTCTACCTCGCGGCCGATCCGGAATCGCCTCCCTTCGTCAACATCGGCACGCTCGTCGAGCCCAACACGGTCGTGTGCCTGATCGAGGCGATGAAGGTCTTCAACGAGCTGAAGGCCGAAGTCTCCGGCCGCATCACCAAGATCCTGGCCAAGAACGCGCAGGCCATCGAGTTCGATCAACCGCTGTTCGCCGTCGCACCGGCCTAA
- the gatC gene encoding Asp-tRNA(Asn)/Glu-tRNA(Gln) amidotransferase subunit GatC translates to MAGGIDAAQVRHIAKLARLNLSTEEVRVFAGQLGEILAYFKQIEGVNTDGVEPLVHALPVTDVLADDVPGATYADGEALRNAPEREDAFFKVPAVLEPGSGA, encoded by the coding sequence ATGGCCGGCGGGATTGATGCGGCCCAGGTGCGGCACATCGCGAAGTTGGCGCGGCTGAACCTCAGTACCGAAGAAGTGCGCGTGTTCGCCGGCCAATTGGGTGAAATTCTCGCCTATTTCAAGCAGATCGAGGGTGTGAACACGGACGGGGTGGAGCCGTTGGTGCACGCCCTGCCGGTGACGGACGTGCTCGCGGATGATGTGCCCGGGGCGACGTACGCGGATGGTGAGGCGCTGCGGAACGCCCCAGAGCGGGAGGACGCCTTTTTCAAAGTGCCGGCGGTGCTGGAGCCGGGTTCGGGGGCGTAG
- a CDS encoding aminopeptidase P family protein has product MTKTHNLPPEPYSLRLNNLRAELTRRKLDGYLIQERMDQYWATGFTGEDGAVLFTQRAVVLLTDGRFDEAASIEAPYARKVLRKKRSPDETIKEVRHCKVKRLGFNPGHMTVSEFNALKKLATGIKLVPAEGLVTPYRACKDSSEVMRLRAAIHVAEAAFEKVRRWLQPGQTEREIATQLVYEMQKLGAQGETFPSIVAVGPSSSLPHYEPGDRQLVENEVLLIDWGARVNWYGSDLTRVVWLGSIPPQMRAVFDVVRTAHDRAIEAVRPGIKARDVDHVARAIIEKAGYGKLFNHGLGHGLGVVAHESPRVAKTSVDVLKPGMVITIEPGIYLPGVGGVRLEDDVLVTESGYEVLSSLPVEFT; this is encoded by the coding sequence ATGACCAAGACCCACAACCTGCCCCCGGAACCTTATTCTTTACGTCTCAACAACTTACGCGCGGAACTCACCCGCCGCAAGCTCGACGGCTATCTCATCCAGGAACGCATGGATCAATACTGGGCGACCGGCTTCACCGGCGAGGACGGCGCCGTCCTGTTCACCCAACGCGCTGTTGTGCTCCTTACCGATGGACGTTTCGACGAAGCTGCCAGCATCGAGGCCCCCTACGCCCGCAAAGTCCTCCGCAAGAAGCGCTCCCCCGACGAGACCATCAAGGAAGTCCGCCACTGCAAGGTCAAGCGACTCGGCTTCAATCCCGGCCACATGACCGTCAGCGAGTTCAACGCCTTGAAGAAGCTCGCGACGGGCATCAAGCTGGTCCCCGCCGAGGGCCTCGTGACGCCGTACCGTGCCTGCAAGGACAGCAGCGAGGTCATGCGCCTGCGGGCCGCGATCCATGTGGCCGAGGCCGCCTTCGAAAAGGTCCGCCGCTGGCTGCAACCCGGTCAGACGGAGCGCGAGATCGCGACCCAGCTCGTGTACGAGATGCAGAAGCTCGGCGCCCAGGGCGAAACCTTCCCGTCCATCGTCGCCGTCGGGCCCAGCTCCTCGCTGCCGCACTACGAGCCTGGCGATCGCCAGCTCGTCGAGAACGAAGTGCTCCTCATCGACTGGGGCGCGCGCGTCAACTGGTACGGCAGCGACTTGACCCGTGTGGTATGGCTCGGTAGCATCCCGCCCCAAATGCGGGCGGTGTTCGATGTCGTGCGCACAGCGCACGACCGCGCCATCGAGGCCGTGCGCCCCGGCATCAAGGCCCGCGACGTGGACCACGTGGCCCGCGCGATTATTGAGAAGGCCGGCTACGGCAAGCTGTTCAATCACGGGCTCGGGCACGGCTTGGGCGTCGTCGCCCACGAATCCCCCCGCGTGGCGAAGACCTCCGTCGATGTACTCAAGCCCGGCATGGTGATCACCATCGAGCCGGGTATTTATCTCCCCGGCGTCGGTGGTGTCCGGCTCGAGGACGACGTGCTGGTCACCGAGTCCGGTTACGAAGTGCTCTCGTCCCTGCCGGTCGAGTTCACATGA